In one Arachis duranensis cultivar V14167 chromosome 9, aradu.V14167.gnm2.J7QH, whole genome shotgun sequence genomic region, the following are encoded:
- the LOC107466392 gene encoding uncharacterized protein LOC107466392, translated as MVAAMQATAVALGNQSGNCDSNDRENGPMILVTFLKIKPPIFGGTTNPTEIDNWFQVMKRVLQAQQVPENQCVEFVTYQLTGEAQFWWQGMRRLLQQDNVATPWDTFKLEFYKKYFPNSVRTAKELELLQLK; from the coding sequence ATGGTTGCTGCTATGCAAGCTACGGCTGTGGCATTGGGGAATCAATCTGGAAATTGCGATAGTAATGACAGAGAAAATGGGCCAATGATTTTAGTAACCTTTCTAAAGATAAAACCGCCTATCTTTGGAGGGACAACGAACCCCACAGAGATAGATAACTGGTTTCAAGTGATGAAACGGGTATTACAAGCACAACAAGTTCCTGAAAATCAATGTGTTGAATTTGTAACTTACCAGTTAACGGGTGAAGCCCAGTTTTGGTGGCAGGGTATGCGACGGCTGCTGCAGCAAGACAATGTTGCAACACCTTGGGATACCTTTAAGTTGGAATTCTATAAAAAGTACTTCCCCAATTCGGTCAGGACAGCTAAGGAGCTTGAATTGTTGCAATTGAAGTAG